From Cucumis melo cultivar AY chromosome 1, USDA_Cmelo_AY_1.0, whole genome shotgun sequence, a single genomic window includes:
- the LOC103495473 gene encoding mogroside IE synthase-like: protein MEKVREEGKVVHILVIPFPDEQGHINPILQFSKRLAFKGLKVTLLNLLHENNTLTTYDPSRCSSSNSIINVLERPRAPYNSTEPESIESYMHRLKTSICFHLTKLVTQYRNSNSPFTFVVYDSLMPWVLDLARAFGLRGAPFFTQSCAVIAIFYHIIHGSCKNIPPVAPAETRCELSLTLPGLPLDLHASDLPSLLLPNNNNPQQNNPFFRKLMIDQLHDLPDLMFVNSFHALEPQVIEFIQSQMPLKTVGPTVPSILINKELMDDDHDYGMNLINSTDQDDNNKIMGWLNSKARHSVIYVSLGTRVSNLGEEQMEELAWGLKATNKPFLWVIKEPQFPNSFFQREVKEMHGMVVKWCPQVQVLAHESVGCFMTHCGWNSVLEAITCGVPMVAMPQWGDQMTNAKFVEDVWNVGVRVSTSQENGMIVRREEIELCVRTVMEGEKSRKLRQNGRRWMKLAKEAVMINGNGTSDKNIDDFVKQLRNP, encoded by the exons atggagaaAGTGAGAGAAGAAGGCAAAGTAGTTCACATTTTGGTGATTCCATTCCCAGACGAACAAGGGCACATAAACCCCATCCTCCAATTCTCCAAACGCTTAGCTTTCAAAGGCCTTAAGGTCACTCTCCTCAACCTCCTCCATGAAAACAATACATTAACAACTTACGACCCCAGTCGTTGTTCGTCGTCCAACTCCATTATTAACGTGTTGGAGAGGCCTCGAGCGCCCTACAACAGCACCGAGCCCGAGTCGATCGAGTCGTACATGCACCGTCTGAAGACTTCCATTTGCTTCCATTTAACAAAACTCGTGACGCAATACCGAAACTCAAATTCTCCATTCACGTTCGTGGTGTACGACTCTCTCATGCCTTGGGTTTTGGATCTTGCTAGAGCATTCGGGCTTCGTGGTGCTCCTTTCTTCACTCAGTCTTGCGCTGTTATTGCCATTTTTTACCACATCATTCATGGTTCCTGTAAGAACATTCCTCCTGTTGCGCCTGCTGAGACAAGATGTGAACTGTCGTTGACGTTGCCTGGGTTGCCACTTGATCTTCATGCTTCTGACCTTCCTTCTCTTTTATTACCTAATAATAACAATCCCCAACAGAACAATCCATTTTTTCGCAAGTTGATGATTGACCAATTACATGACCTCCCAGATTTGATGTTCGTCAACTCCTTCCATGCCTTGGAACCACAA GTAATAGAATTTATACAAAGCCAGATGCCACTGAAGACGGTTGGGCCAACAGTTCCATCCATACTCATAAACAAGGAGTTGATGGACGACGACCATGATTACGGAATGAATCTAATCAATTCAACTGATCAAGATGACAACAACAAAATCATGGGGTGGTTAAACTCTAAAGCTCGCCATTCAGTCATTTACGTGTCATTGGGAACTAGAGTATCAAACCTTGGAGAGGAGCAAATGGAGGAGCTTGCATGGGGGCTCAAAGCAACCAACAAACCATTCCTTTGGGTCATTAAAGAACCTCAATTCCCAAATAGCTTTTTCCAAAGAGAGGTGAAAGAGATGCATGGAATGGTGGTGAAATGGTGCCCTCAAGTCCAAGTTTTGGCTCACGAATCAGTGGGGTGTTTTATGACTCATTGTGGTTGGAACTCAGTTTTAGAGGCTATTACTTGTGGCGTTCCAATGGTAGCGATGCCACAATGGGGAGACCAAATGACTAATGCTAAGTTTGTGGAAGATGTGTGGAATGTTGGGGTGAGAGTTAGTACTTCACAGGAAAATGGGATGATCGTTAGAAGAGAAGAAATAGAGTTGTGTGTTAGGACAGTGATGGAGGGAGAGAAAAGTCGTAAGTTGAGACAAAATGGAAGAAGGTGGATGAAGTTGGCAAAGGAAGCTGTGATGATCAATGGAAATGGAACATCTGATAAGAACATTGATGATTTTGTGAAACAACTCAGAAATCCTTAA